From Dasypus novemcinctus isolate mDasNov1 chromosome 19, mDasNov1.1.hap2, whole genome shotgun sequence, a single genomic window includes:
- the LOC139436958 gene encoding olfactory receptor 7A40-like: MGSHISNLKHGNDTQISEFLLLGFSEEPKLQPFIFGLFLFMYLVTFTGNLLIILATITESHLHTPMYFFLSNLSLCDICLTSISVPKMLVNIHKQSRAITYGGCLTQMYFFTFFGVLDNFLLTVMAYDRFVAICRPLHYTVIMNSWTCVLLILGSSIMSALNSLLHSLLVLRLFFCTHLEIPHFFCELNQMIQLACSDTFINDVVIDFAAVVLGGGPLVAILFSYSKIVSAICAISSAQGKYKAFSTCVSHLSVVSLFYCSTIGVYLSSSASSNTHSNAQASVMYAIVTPMLNPFIYSLRNKEIKGALKNLIGSLYLGLRRTQRQIQNL, translated from the coding sequence atgggTAGTCACATCAGCAACTTGAAGCATGGAAATGATACccaaatttcagaatttcttctcctgggattttCAGAGGAACCAAAATTACAGCCTTTCatctttgggctgttcctgtTCATGTACCTTGTCACCTTCactgggaacctgctcatcatcctggccaccATCACTGAATcacacctccacacacccatgtacttcttcctctccaatctgTCACTTTGTGACATCTGCTTAACTTCCATCTCTGTTCCAAAGATGCTGGTGAACATCCACAAGCAGAGCAGAGCCATAACCTATGGAGGCTGCCTCacacagatgtattttttcacattctttgGAGTATTGGACAACTTTCTACTGACTGTCATGGCTTATGACCGTTTTGTGGCCATCTGTcgccccctgcactacacagtcatcatgaactcTTGGACCTGTGTGCTTCTTATTCTAGGGTCCTCAATCATGAGTGCCCTAAATTCCTTGTTACACAGCTTATTGGTTTTGCGGCTCTTCTTCTGTACACATTTGGAAATCccacactttttctgtgaacttaatcaaaTGATCCaacttgcttgttctgacaccttcatCAATGATGTAGTGATAGATTTTGCCGCTGTAGTGCTTGGTGGAGGTCCCCTTGTTGCaatccttttctcttactctaagatTGTTTCTGCCATTTGTGCAATCTCATCAGCTCAAgggaaatataaagcattttctacctgTGTGTCTCACCTTTCAGTGGTTTCCTTATTTTACTGTTCGACAATAGGTGTATACCTTAGTTCTTCTGCTTCATCCAACACACATTCAAATGCACAAGCCTCTGTGATGTATGCCATAGTCacacccatgctgaaccccttcatctatagtctgagaaataaagaaataaagggggCTTTGAAAAACCTAATTGGATCATTATACCTTGGGTTGAGGAGGACACAAAGGCAGATCCAAAACTTGTAA